One window of Mustela lutreola isolate mMusLut2 chromosome 13, mMusLut2.pri, whole genome shotgun sequence genomic DNA carries:
- the RPL21 gene encoding large ribosomal subunit protein eL21, whose protein sequence is MTNTKGKRRGTRYMFSRPFRKHGVVPLATYMRIYKKGDIVDIKGMGTVQKGMPHKCYHGKTGRVYNVTQHAVGIVVNKQVKGKILAKRINVRIEHIKHSKSRDSFLKRVKENDQKKKEAKEKGTWVQLKRQPAPPREAHFVRTNGKEPELLEPIPYEFMA, encoded by the exons ATGACCAAcacaaagggaaagaggagaggtaCCCGGTACATGTTCTCTAGGCCTTTTAGAAAACATG GAGTTGTTCCTTTGGCCACATACATGCGAATCTACAAGAAAGGTGATATTGTGGACATCAAG GGAATGGGCACTGTTCAAAAGGGAATGCCCCACAAATGTTACCATGGCAAAACTGGAAGAGTCTACAATGTTACTCAGCATGCTGTTGGTATTGTTGTAAACAAACAAGTTAA GGGCAAGATTCTTGCCAAGAGAATTAATGTCCGCATTGAGCATATTAAACATTCAAAGAGCCGAGATAGCTTCCTGAAGCGTGTAAaggaaaatgatcagaaaaagaaggaagccaaAGAGAAAGGTACTTGGGTTCAGCTGAAGCGTCAG cCTGCTCCACCCAGAGAAGCACATTTCGTGAGAACCAATGGAAAAGAGCCCGAACTGCTGGAACCCATTCCCTATGAATTCATGGcatga